One segment of Arcanobacterium haemolyticum DSM 20595 DNA contains the following:
- the modA gene encoding molybdate ABC transporter substrate-binding protein, producing the protein MKLSRGVAGVVSCLMVAGCAGSPTAEKKTDAEATIFAAASLNTVLPELMQEQAPHISTTFNFDGSSGLVDQMAGGAPADVLLTANQKNMTKALDKGLVTDPVMFATNTLVMVVPKDNPGKVTGFTDGSLDGKRLVVCAPEVPCGSATAQLAELNNVTLAPASEEQSVTSVLGKVTSGEADAGLVYRTDAMLAGDKVSVIQIDQADKVVNKYMIAVASKAKNAKAAKAVIDAVMSDAGQKKLADFGFSAPIAGK; encoded by the coding sequence ATGAAGTTGTCTCGCGGTGTGGCAGGTGTGGTGAGTTGTCTTATGGTTGCGGGGTGCGCTGGTTCCCCTACGGCGGAGAAGAAGACCGATGCCGAGGCTACGATTTTCGCCGCCGCCTCGCTGAATACTGTGCTTCCGGAGTTGATGCAGGAGCAGGCTCCGCATATTTCTACCACATTCAATTTTGATGGTTCGTCTGGATTAGTTGACCAGATGGCTGGCGGTGCTCCGGCTGACGTGTTGTTGACTGCGAATCAGAAGAATATGACGAAGGCGCTGGATAAGGGTTTGGTCACAGATCCGGTGATGTTTGCAACGAACACATTGGTGATGGTTGTTCCGAAGGATAATCCTGGCAAGGTTACGGGTTTTACGGACGGTTCGTTGGATGGTAAGCGCCTGGTGGTGTGTGCTCCTGAAGTTCCGTGTGGTTCCGCAACCGCCCAGCTGGCCGAACTGAACAACGTGACGTTGGCTCCCGCGTCGGAAGAACAATCCGTCACGTCAGTCTTGGGCAAAGTGACTAGCGGTGAAGCTGACGCCGGCCTGGTGTACCGTACGGACGCGATGCTGGCGGGTGATAAGGTGTCGGTGATTCAGATCGATCAGGCCGATAAGGTGGTCAACAAGTACATGATTGCTGTCGCATCGAAGGCTAAGAATGCGAAGGCAGCGAAGGCCGTTATTGACGCGGTGATGAGCGATGCTGGCCAGAAAAAGCTGGCTGATTTCGGTTTTTCTGCCCCGATTGCGGGTAAGTAA
- a CDS encoding ABC transporter permease, whose translation MFHKRQLAYAPWLLAPAVIALGFLVVPLFAVAWRTPWSDFGALISAPDSRDALWLSVRTCLVSTTVTAVIGVPLAFVLAKTDRWWARAMRLLVLLPMVLPPVVAGLALLLTWGRMGLLGHYLEFAGIEISFSTVAVIFSQVFVAMPFLVMSFESAVRAAGDSYEVTARSLGASRTRTFFGVSLPVLFPALISAVALAFSRALGEFGATMTFAGSLQGVTRTMPLQIYLQREMDTDQALALAVVLIALAGMMLGIASVSVVPWAWFGKFRREVRIDNDVLLPTRHIHAPQISVNADVAERNVAIRAQIPAGSVVAVMGANGSGKSTLLGLISGTIPASTGTVSFSPASPRIVTLLQSPLLFPHLNVVENVEFGLRCAGYSRAAARRQALSELALVGMADHAYAAATKLSGGQGQRVALARAMAISPDVVLLDEPFAALDETTTDALRIQLRERLTQAGVTAVIVTHDIVDATDMADSILTLRHGKVISHSPVARQ comes from the coding sequence ATGTTCCACAAGCGTCAGTTGGCGTATGCTCCGTGGCTTCTGGCCCCGGCCGTGATCGCGCTGGGATTCTTGGTGGTCCCATTGTTTGCGGTGGCGTGGCGTACCCCGTGGTCTGATTTCGGCGCATTGATCAGCGCGCCAGATTCACGTGACGCTTTGTGGTTATCTGTGCGTACGTGCCTCGTGTCCACTACCGTTACGGCTGTGATTGGTGTTCCGTTGGCGTTTGTGCTGGCGAAAACTGATCGCTGGTGGGCACGGGCTATGCGCCTGCTCGTGTTGCTTCCGATGGTGTTGCCTCCTGTGGTGGCGGGGTTGGCGTTGTTGCTGACCTGGGGCCGGATGGGGTTACTTGGCCACTATCTGGAGTTTGCGGGAATTGAGATTAGTTTTAGTACGGTTGCGGTTATTTTTTCGCAGGTTTTTGTGGCGATGCCGTTTTTGGTGATGTCGTTTGAATCTGCGGTGCGTGCTGCGGGTGATTCGTATGAGGTAACGGCGCGTTCGTTAGGTGCGTCGCGTACTCGTACGTTTTTTGGGGTGTCTTTACCTGTATTGTTTCCGGCGTTGATTTCTGCAGTGGCGCTCGCATTTTCGCGGGCGTTGGGCGAATTTGGCGCAACGATGACGTTCGCGGGTTCGCTTCAGGGCGTGACTCGCACGATGCCCCTTCAAATTTATTTACAGCGTGAGATGGATACGGATCAGGCGCTTGCGTTGGCTGTTGTGCTGATTGCCTTGGCTGGCATGATGTTGGGGATCGCGAGTGTGAGTGTGGTTCCGTGGGCATGGTTTGGCAAGTTCCGCCGTGAGGTGAGGATTGACAACGACGTTCTTCTTCCTACTCGCCACATCCATGCTCCGCAAATTTCGGTGAATGCTGATGTAGCAGAGCGGAATGTGGCGATACGTGCACAGATTCCTGCCGGGAGTGTGGTTGCTGTGATGGGCGCCAATGGGTCGGGTAAATCGACCCTGTTGGGGCTGATATCGGGAACGATTCCGGCATCAACGGGCACGGTATCGTTCTCTCCTGCCTCACCGCGAATAGTCACACTCTTGCAGAGCCCTCTACTGTTTCCACATCTGAACGTGGTGGAGAATGTGGAGTTCGGCTTACGTTGCGCCGGTTATTCACGGGCAGCTGCCCGCCGCCAGGCACTGAGCGAACTGGCGTTGGTTGGCATGGCAGACCACGCTTATGCCGCTGCCACTAAGCTTTCTGGCGGGCAAGGGCAACGTGTTGCCCTTGCCCGCGCGATGGCCATTAGCCCAGATGTGGTGCTGTTAGACGAACCGTTTGCAGCACTTGATGAAACCACCACGGATGCTTTACGCATCCAGTTGCGTGAGCGGCTGACACAGGCGGGAGTGACCGCAGTGATCGTGACTCACGATATCGTGGACGCCACCGATATGGCCGATTCGATCCTCACGTTGCGCCACGGCAAGGTCATATCCCACTCCCCTGTTGCACGGCAGTAA
- the moaC gene encoding cyclic pyranopterin monophosphate synthase MoaC encodes MSFTHLNNAGHAYMVDVTAKQPTVREATAIGKVLCSPTVLQALKDGTVPKGDVLAVARISGIQAAKRVPELLPLAHTIGVHGVALDVTLEDDHVALRATVRTADRTGVEMEALTAVNVAALAVVDMVKGVDRSAEITECKIIHKSGGRSGDWHRDA; translated from the coding sequence ATGTCGTTTACCCACCTCAATAACGCCGGGCACGCTTACATGGTTGACGTGACGGCAAAACAACCAACCGTGCGTGAAGCTACCGCAATCGGCAAGGTTCTCTGCTCACCAACCGTTCTGCAGGCGCTCAAAGACGGTACAGTCCCGAAAGGAGACGTGCTTGCTGTTGCCCGCATCAGCGGTATCCAGGCCGCCAAGCGAGTCCCAGAGCTTCTTCCGCTTGCGCACACGATCGGCGTTCACGGCGTGGCATTGGATGTGACGTTAGAAGACGATCACGTAGCCTTGCGTGCCACTGTTCGAACCGCAGACCGCACAGGCGTGGAAATGGAAGCCCTCACTGCAGTGAATGTGGCGGCGCTCGCGGTTGTTGACATGGTGAAGGGCGTTGATCGCAGTGCTGAAATCACCGAATGCAAGATCATCCACAAATCGGGTGGCCGATCTGGTGATTGGCACCGTGACGCTTAA
- a CDS encoding molybdopterin molybdotransferase MoeA encodes MKIMKTVEEHYNDVLKLGKPTAPVSIDLCHIQGHVLAENIMAKCAIPPFTNSAMDGFAVRATDVVANTPLIVIDDVPAGGISEKTVEPGTAIRIMTGAPLPAGADSVLKVEDTENGMANMAAVPPISVTPTAEVKQGTNVRHAGEDTQVGDLVFTPGTILTPAHVSALSALGYGSVQVYRQLTVGILATGKELKAAGEPLEPGTIPDSNSYLVSGLCQNAGARTKTVSLHSDEPEDFTRAFSQLASSCDLIVTTGGVSAGAFDVVKSMLKEHGVHFDKVAMQPGKPQGYGTFNGTPVLCLPGNPVSVFVSLHLFALPLLKKMHGQIPVAYANRFTIGIAGDTWKHKTGRDQFLPAKLGAAGVIPASAGGSGSHLVGSLPRAQFLALTPSEKPVVLPGDTVQILPFL; translated from the coding sequence ATGAAGATCATGAAGACTGTTGAAGAACATTACAATGACGTGCTGAAGTTGGGGAAACCAACGGCCCCTGTCAGCATCGATTTGTGCCATATTCAGGGTCATGTTCTTGCCGAAAACATTATGGCTAAGTGTGCTATTCCGCCGTTTACGAATTCTGCGATGGACGGGTTTGCTGTTCGTGCAACGGACGTGGTTGCGAACACTCCGCTCATTGTGATTGACGATGTCCCGGCTGGTGGCATCTCAGAAAAAACGGTGGAACCGGGTACGGCTATTCGTATTATGACGGGTGCTCCGCTTCCAGCAGGTGCTGATTCTGTACTCAAGGTAGAAGATACAGAAAACGGAATGGCGAATATGGCGGCTGTTCCGCCGATCTCCGTGACACCGACCGCAGAGGTAAAACAGGGGACGAACGTGCGCCACGCGGGTGAAGATACCCAGGTTGGCGATTTAGTATTTACGCCTGGAACTATTCTGACTCCAGCTCACGTGTCTGCTCTCTCCGCATTGGGATATGGCAGTGTACAGGTGTACCGCCAGCTCACAGTGGGTATCTTGGCAACAGGAAAAGAATTGAAAGCAGCGGGCGAACCGCTAGAACCAGGAACGATTCCTGATTCGAATTCTTACCTGGTCAGTGGGCTCTGCCAGAACGCTGGAGCACGCACCAAAACCGTGTCACTCCACAGCGATGAACCAGAAGATTTCACTCGTGCTTTTTCACAGCTGGCATCGTCCTGCGATCTGATCGTCACCACAGGTGGAGTGAGTGCGGGCGCCTTCGATGTTGTGAAAAGCATGTTGAAAGAACACGGTGTTCACTTCGATAAAGTGGCCATGCAACCAGGGAAACCGCAAGGATACGGAACGTTCAACGGAACTCCAGTTCTCTGCCTACCAGGAAACCCTGTGAGCGTGTTCGTATCGCTTCATCTTTTTGCGCTCCCGTTACTGAAGAAGATGCATGGCCAAATTCCTGTGGCTTACGCCAACCGGTTCACTATCGGAATCGCGGGGGATACCTGGAAGCATAAGACTGGACGCGATCAGTTCCTCCCAGCGAAACTTGGTGCCGCCGGAGTTATACCAGCCTCTGCAGGCGGATCCGGGTCTCACCTTGTAGGTAGCCTGCCACGAGCACAATTCCTGGCACTGACTCCATCGGAGAAGCCGGTTGTGCTTCCAGGCGATACTGTGCAGATCCTGCCATTTCTCTAA
- a CDS encoding HesA/MoeB/ThiF family protein, with protein sequence MRYTRHIRLANFGDAGQSAVESARVLVIGAGGLGSPALMYMAAAGVGTLGIVDDDVVDITNLQRQVLHSTPGQGRPKVETATEALTALNPNVTIEAHQYRITSENAADLVNAYDIVLDCSDNFATRYLVNSACEAAGVPHVWGALIAYYGQVSVFLHDGESPTLEDLYPQSDEYNQLPSPQVKGTFGPVCGMVGSLMAVEAIKILTGVGKIMSGRVALFDAFGGQMRTIPITKRHNSGA encoded by the coding sequence GTGCGATATACGAGACATATTCGGCTAGCAAATTTTGGAGACGCTGGGCAGAGCGCGGTGGAATCCGCGCGTGTCCTGGTGATTGGCGCGGGAGGCTTGGGGTCCCCGGCACTCATGTACATGGCTGCGGCCGGGGTGGGCACATTAGGAATTGTGGACGATGACGTGGTGGATATTACTAATCTGCAACGCCAAGTGCTCCATTCCACTCCAGGACAGGGACGTCCCAAGGTAGAGACAGCCACGGAAGCGCTCACTGCGCTCAACCCGAACGTGACAATCGAAGCACACCAGTACCGGATCACGTCAGAAAATGCTGCGGATCTGGTGAATGCATACGATATCGTGCTCGATTGTTCAGATAACTTCGCTACCCGCTATCTGGTGAACAGTGCGTGTGAGGCTGCGGGCGTGCCGCATGTATGGGGTGCATTGATCGCTTATTATGGCCAGGTCAGTGTGTTCTTACACGATGGCGAAAGCCCTACGCTGGAAGATCTCTACCCTCAATCGGATGAGTACAATCAACTTCCGTCACCACAAGTGAAAGGCACGTTTGGTCCCGTATGTGGCATGGTTGGATCCTTGATGGCCGTTGAGGCTATCAAGATTCTTACTGGGGTAGGTAAGATTATGAGCGGGCGCGTTGCCTTGTTTGATGCGTTTGGCGGGCAGATGCGCACGATTCCGATCACAAAACGCCATAATTCAGGAGCATGA
- a CDS encoding molybdenum cofactor biosynthesis protein MoaE, translated as MNPNAVKFAVITVSDRVSRGVREDGSGPLAQELLAEFGSVVYSCVVPDGIEPVQGAIHDAMKAGAQIILTSGGTGITRRDQTPQAISSILTYDIPGIPAMIREQSKVATSALTRSVAGVIDDGEDRSVVISLPGSPGGVAEGIAIISGLFSHLADQLADGDHDTHHTSHHHSDHMERTLELAHSFEPSQGLGEVMIADVQENPIDMVSLEESVTCDAAGAITSFCGRVRNHDHRKGVTSIDYSAHPSATGIIQRIARKVATEHGLHKIAVIHRYGHLEVGDIALGVAVSSDHRKESFRAVEDLVERIKLELPVWKKQEFTDGSSQWSGMA; from the coding sequence ATGAATCCAAACGCCGTAAAATTTGCTGTTATCACCGTCTCCGATCGCGTCTCCCGTGGCGTGCGAGAAGACGGATCTGGCCCACTAGCTCAAGAACTTCTTGCCGAATTTGGTTCGGTTGTGTACTCATGTGTGGTTCCAGACGGCATTGAGCCTGTTCAGGGCGCAATCCATGACGCCATGAAAGCCGGAGCCCAGATCATTCTTACGAGTGGCGGTACAGGTATCACGCGCCGCGATCAAACTCCACAAGCGATTTCTTCTATTCTCACGTATGACATCCCGGGTATCCCCGCAATGATTCGGGAACAGTCCAAGGTGGCTACATCCGCACTGACACGTTCCGTTGCGGGTGTGATTGACGACGGCGAAGATCGCAGTGTTGTCATTTCTCTTCCTGGTTCTCCTGGTGGCGTTGCTGAAGGTATCGCGATCATTTCTGGCTTGTTCTCGCACCTTGCGGATCAGTTAGCCGACGGCGATCATGACACCCACCACACTAGCCACCATCACAGTGACCACATGGAACGCACTCTCGAATTGGCGCACAGTTTCGAACCGTCCCAGGGCTTGGGCGAAGTTATGATCGCTGACGTTCAGGAAAATCCGATCGATATGGTTTCTCTCGAAGAATCGGTTACGTGTGACGCTGCCGGCGCTATCACCAGTTTCTGCGGCCGCGTACGCAACCATGATCACCGCAAGGGTGTTACGAGCATCGATTACTCTGCCCACCCAAGTGCCACCGGCATCATTCAACGCATCGCCCGGAAGGTTGCCACTGAACACGGCCTGCACAAGATCGCCGTTATTCACCGTTACGGCCACCTAGAAGTAGGCGATATTGCACTCGGCGTTGCCGTCAGCTCCGATCACCGCAAAGAATCATTCCGTGCAGTAGAAGATCTTGTTGAACGAATCAAATTGGAGCTGCCAGTCTGGAAGAAACAAGAATTCACAGACGGCAGCTCCCAGTGGTCCGGAATGGCCTAA
- a CDS encoding MoaD/ThiS family protein, whose amino-acid sequence MVTVIVRYFAGVAESAGVSEETLQVEAGAALADVIAILVERHGEMFGMDLAVCALMVNGQRFNEHDVLPEALTVEIDALPPFAGG is encoded by the coding sequence ATGGTCACTGTTATTGTGCGTTATTTCGCTGGAGTGGCAGAATCTGCTGGGGTGAGTGAAGAGACCCTTCAAGTAGAGGCAGGGGCAGCTCTTGCTGACGTGATCGCAATCCTGGTGGAACGTCACGGCGAAATGTTTGGGATGGATCTTGCGGTGTGTGCACTCATGGTCAACGGCCAACGTTTCAATGAACACGATGTGTTGCCTGAAGCGTTGACCGTTGAGATTGATGCTCTTCCGCCGTTTGCCGGTGGGTGA
- the moaA gene encoding GTP 3',8-cyclase MoaA yields MPGAADAGLVDRFGRCATDLRVSLTDRCNLRCQYCMPEEGLPLLPLTKILTDDEVIRLVRIGVERLGISKVRFTGGEPLLRKGLERIVEATAQLRSPDRPVDISLTTNALGLSHRARALRDAGLDRVNISLDSASREEYFALSRRDRFDHVLEGIRAAVEVGFSPVKINAVVMPGVNDHSVGKLLSLALSLGATLRFIEYMPIGPQGEWQRDEVLTSGAIIEALSRDFELSPFPESVRGSSPAALWHVAAGSFEGQEFPAGSVGFISSVSEPFCSQCDRTRLTAEGSIRSCLFSDEEHDLRALLRGGYDDEAVADAWRSAMWHKPESHGINRADFVQPARNMSSIGG; encoded by the coding sequence ATGCCTGGCGCAGCCGATGCGGGACTTGTAGATCGGTTTGGCAGGTGTGCTACCGATCTTCGTGTGTCCTTAACTGATCGGTGCAATTTGCGTTGTCAGTATTGTATGCCTGAAGAGGGCTTGCCCTTGTTGCCGTTGACTAAAATTTTGACGGACGATGAGGTTATTCGTCTTGTTCGTATTGGCGTGGAGCGTTTGGGTATTTCCAAGGTGCGTTTTACGGGCGGCGAACCGTTGTTGCGTAAGGGGCTGGAGCGGATTGTTGAGGCTACGGCCCAGTTGCGTTCACCTGATCGTCCGGTTGATATTTCGCTCACTACGAATGCGTTGGGGCTGTCACATCGCGCACGTGCGTTGCGTGATGCGGGCCTAGATCGTGTGAATATTTCGTTGGATTCTGCCTCGCGTGAGGAGTATTTTGCGTTGAGCCGCCGTGATCGTTTCGATCACGTGTTAGAGGGTATTCGCGCGGCAGTCGAGGTTGGTTTCTCACCTGTGAAGATTAATGCCGTGGTGATGCCTGGCGTGAATGATCATTCTGTGGGCAAGCTACTGAGTTTGGCGTTGAGTTTGGGCGCCACGTTGCGTTTTATCGAATATATGCCGATTGGTCCGCAGGGTGAGTGGCAGCGCGATGAGGTGCTAACATCTGGCGCGATTATTGAGGCGCTTTCGCGTGATTTTGAGTTGAGTCCGTTCCCCGAATCAGTGCGGGGGAGTTCTCCTGCTGCGTTGTGGCATGTGGCGGCGGGTTCGTTTGAAGGCCAGGAGTTTCCTGCGGGGAGCGTTGGTTTTATCAGTTCGGTTTCGGAACCGTTTTGTTCGCAGTGCGATCGCACGCGTTTGACTGCGGAAGGATCGATTCGTTCCTGCTTGTTTAGCGATGAGGAACACGATTTGCGTGCGTTGTTGCGTGGGGGATATGACGACGAAGCCGTGGCTGATGCTTGGCGTTCTGCCATGTGGCATAAACCCGAAAGCCATGGGATTAACCGGGCAGATTTTGTGCAGCCTGCACGGAATATGAGTTCGATCGGCGGCTAA
- a CDS encoding 4Fe-4S dicluster domain-containing protein — protein sequence MPDSLVPLLRWLAAQDEGASVIVSCPKAPPVRPRPRDVAVTWDTCLASASSGTVAQLLAVGVDHVYVNHCGCAEQRFTSWESITPGRVSMYVPGRRSLRSGVSLRLTEVPLPRRAVFGLAISAPISFDDDDQDRTLHSLEVLGLGEEASSRLTDQPQSLVLQASGCTMCGVCVKACPHDALAIEPAKENSTSRMAGSRLIYAVDACRGCNRCIDLCPVSALESHGPESWENVRARTLRVLAQQVMATCESCGAPVQDPSKSLCALCEYRQEHPFESVPLDMMRQLLKGTSA from the coding sequence ATGCCTGATTCGTTAGTTCCGTTGTTGCGGTGGCTGGCGGCCCAAGATGAGGGGGCGTCGGTTATCGTCTCGTGCCCGAAGGCACCGCCAGTTCGCCCACGTCCGCGTGACGTGGCCGTAACGTGGGATACGTGCCTTGCGTCCGCGTCGTCTGGTACGGTTGCGCAGCTGTTAGCCGTGGGCGTGGATCACGTATACGTCAACCATTGCGGTTGCGCGGAGCAACGGTTCACGTCCTGGGAAAGTATCACCCCAGGCCGCGTCAGTATGTACGTACCGGGGCGCCGGTCGTTACGTTCGGGCGTATCCCTCCGGTTGACCGAGGTTCCGTTGCCGCGCCGCGCCGTGTTTGGTTTGGCGATTTCGGCACCTATTTCTTTTGACGACGACGATCAGGATCGCACCCTTCACTCCTTAGAAGTATTGGGGCTGGGTGAGGAGGCCAGCAGTCGCCTTACCGATCAGCCGCAGAGCCTAGTGTTGCAGGCGTCTGGCTGTACGATGTGCGGCGTGTGCGTGAAGGCGTGCCCGCATGATGCGTTGGCAATTGAGCCAGCAAAAGAAAATTCGACGTCACGCATGGCAGGTTCCCGCCTGATATATGCTGTAGATGCATGCCGCGGATGTAACCGGTGTATTGATTTGTGCCCGGTGAGCGCACTGGAATCGCATGGTCCAGAATCGTGGGAGAATGTGCGTGCTCGAACGCTTAGGGTACTTGCCCAGCAGGTTATGGCCACGTGTGAGAGCTGTGGCGCCCCTGTGCAGGATCCATCAAAGAGTTTGTGTGCGTTGTGCGAATACCGCCAAGAACACCCGTTTGAATCGGTGCCGTTGGATATGATGCGTCAGCTTCTTAAAGGAACATCCGCCTGA
- a CDS encoding TorD/DmsD family molecular chaperone, which translates to MLDFQDIDAFAAAFTVLGRLHVQPADQQTRAQVCSMLDEWPLSPSVSEHTATGLELLRESALAEESDSDVVTDYDTLYGISAGAKVPPFESVHRGEDRLVFDKQTLEVRSAYAELGLQAPRYNAEPDDHVGLELDFLGRCLDARLNGNAQAFDAAVTFTRDHVEQWAPAMLEAAFEQATTSWLKGVIALSRGAVDSWIGALNADA; encoded by the coding sequence GTGCTTGATTTTCAGGATATTGATGCGTTTGCGGCGGCGTTTACGGTGTTGGGGCGGCTTCATGTGCAGCCGGCAGATCAGCAGACCCGCGCGCAGGTGTGTTCCATGCTTGATGAGTGGCCGCTGAGCCCGAGTGTATCGGAGCACACGGCTACGGGGCTGGAGTTGTTGCGTGAATCGGCGTTAGCTGAGGAGAGCGATTCTGACGTAGTGACGGATTACGATACGTTGTACGGCATTTCGGCAGGCGCGAAGGTTCCGCCGTTTGAATCGGTGCACCGTGGTGAAGATCGTTTGGTGTTCGATAAGCAGACGTTGGAAGTCCGCTCCGCATACGCCGAATTGGGGTTGCAGGCTCCGCGTTACAATGCGGAGCCTGATGATCACGTTGGGTTGGAGCTGGATTTTCTGGGCCGATGCTTGGACGCTCGGTTGAATGGGAATGCTCAGGCGTTCGATGCGGCGGTTACGTTTACGCGTGACCACGTTGAACAGTGGGCGCCTGCGATGTTGGAGGCTGCGTTTGAGCAGGCCACAACATCGTGGTTGAAGGGCGTTATCGCGTTGTCGCGTGGTGCGGTTGATTCGTGGATTGGCGCACTTAACGCGGATGCCTGA
- a CDS encoding dimethyl sulfoxide reductase anchor subunit family protein, which produces MNIHELPMIIFTVVAQMSVGAFWALGAIQLLGRARKISVPALDRITDVAMYAVGPLLVAGFIAAFFHLNDPFHAIYTMNNLGSSWLSRELLAGVLFGGFGAAFAIAQWFGWFSRGLREVLAVLTALSGLFLIVAMAGVYYSTVTIPAWNTIAVPVFFFASALFTGPLAVAVALLVVWSKNPLAKFGKHEASEFDQDSVTLMRSSLQWLTAVATAAGVVIFVTYPLYLLTLAQGNDAAQHVASEISSGFLIARLLLLGAAIVIAGVFAFNQARLAASPHKVLIILIVAAFVLAVISEFMGRSIHYDGLWRAGINTWQTIAG; this is translated from the coding sequence ATGAATATCCACGAACTCCCAATGATTATCTTCACCGTCGTCGCACAGATGTCGGTTGGAGCGTTCTGGGCACTGGGTGCAATTCAGCTGCTGGGCCGCGCCCGCAAGATCTCTGTGCCGGCACTCGATCGCATCACTGACGTTGCCATGTACGCGGTTGGTCCGCTGCTGGTGGCAGGCTTCATCGCCGCGTTCTTCCACTTGAACGATCCGTTCCACGCGATCTACACGATGAACAACCTCGGTTCGTCGTGGCTGAGCCGCGAACTGTTGGCCGGTGTCCTCTTCGGTGGCTTCGGTGCTGCGTTCGCAATCGCGCAGTGGTTCGGCTGGTTCAGCCGTGGCCTGCGTGAAGTACTTGCGGTGCTCACCGCCCTGTCAGGCTTGTTCCTCATCGTGGCAATGGCCGGAGTCTACTACTCTACCGTGACCATCCCAGCATGGAACACCATCGCTGTTCCAGTGTTCTTCTTTGCCTCCGCGCTGTTCACCGGCCCACTCGCTGTGGCTGTGGCACTGCTGGTGGTATGGAGCAAGAACCCATTGGCAAAGTTTGGCAAGCATGAAGCCTCAGAATTCGATCAGGATTCTGTTACCTTGATGCGTTCGTCGCTTCAGTGGCTGACCGCCGTTGCTACGGCTGCCGGCGTGGTTATCTTCGTAACCTACCCGCTCTACCTGCTTACCCTGGCACAGGGGAACGATGCCGCACAGCACGTTGCCAGCGAAATTTCGTCCGGCTTCTTGATCGCACGGTTGCTGCTCTTGGGTGCTGCCATCGTGATCGCCGGCGTGTTCGCTTTCAATCAGGCTCGGCTTGCGGCAAGCCCACACAAGGTACTCATTATCCTGATCGTGGCAGCGTTCGTGCTGGCCGTGATCTCCGAATTCATGGGCCGTTCAATCCACTACGATGGGTTGTGGCGTGCGGGTATTAACACGTGGCAAACGATTGCTGGCTGA
- a CDS encoding DMSO/selenate family reductase complex B subunit, giving the protein MAEDLTKEGAQYGFHFDQSLCNGCKACQISCKDKHDLPVGVTWRRVVEYSGGSWNVSGNTFDPNIFAYYTSISCNHCENPVCMQVCPTTAMTRRPDGTVYVDESKCVGCRYCQWACPYGAPQLNSETGHMSKCDLCYDYRSEGKDPACVSACPSRALDWGPIDELREKYGETSSVAPLPDPSITKPHLVITPHRDAQAWDAGTGKITNPKEI; this is encoded by the coding sequence ATGGCTGAAGATTTAACCAAAGAAGGCGCACAGTACGGCTTCCATTTTGATCAGTCGCTCTGCAATGGTTGCAAAGCCTGCCAGATCTCTTGTAAAGACAAGCACGATCTGCCAGTGGGCGTAACCTGGCGTCGCGTTGTGGAATACTCCGGCGGCAGCTGGAACGTTTCTGGCAACACGTTTGATCCAAACATTTTCGCATACTACACATCGATTTCCTGCAACCACTGTGAAAACCCAGTGTGTATGCAGGTGTGCCCAACCACGGCGATGACTCGCCGCCCAGACGGCACCGTGTACGTGGACGAATCGAAGTGTGTTGGCTGCCGTTACTGCCAGTGGGCTTGCCCTTACGGCGCTCCACAGCTCAACTCTGAAACCGGCCATATGTCTAAGTGTGATCTGTGCTACGACTACCGTTCAGAGGGTAAAGATCCAGCATGTGTATCCGCATGCCCATCCCGCGCACTCGATTGGGGCCCAATCGATGAGTTGCGTGAAAAGTACGGTGAAACCAGCTCGGTAGCACCGCTTCCTGACCCATCGATCACCAAGCCACACCTGGTTATTACACCTCACCGCGATGCTCAAGCGTGGGATGCCGGAACTGGCAAGATCACAAACCCGAAGGAGATCTGA